One Prosthecobacter dejongeii DNA window includes the following coding sequences:
- a CDS encoding polysaccharide pyruvyl transferase family protein produces the protein MTTRRSFLSAVTAALGGSLFAANGQPKKVLLMSAWDTVNIGDIGHTPGTLHILEQHLPEVKVVVWAMKLDERVLAMLKRRFPKAEFLQGNLTGKKPNDEALRAAIASCDVFIRNSGMGQDTSWMKHCRDLGKPYGVYGQSYFDTMVTGDKGAENMALLNTAAFIYTRESRTLKMLQGAGVKTPVLEFAPDGCFGIDVRDEERGLATMKKLGLEDKKFITVLLRTNTPKAPGVDDPRPQKLNPLHPTPQQVEDDQRRAAGFRELITKWVQATGYKVLIAPETFKEMEHNKRLIHDPLPKEIQKHVVNLEYFWNADEAASIFARAHTVVCHEPHSPIIALANGTPIIHWFSEFHGLKCWMFEDIGLKDWLLEIDTIPAETVFQTVMAIEKDYPAAQAKVKKAMDFVKERQTSTMSVVGKVIQAR, from the coding sequence ATGACTACCCGCCGATCCTTCCTTTCTGCCGTGACCGCTGCTCTGGGCGGCTCTCTTTTCGCTGCCAATGGTCAGCCTAAGAAAGTGCTGCTGATGTCCGCCTGGGACACGGTGAATATAGGAGACATCGGCCATACTCCAGGGACTCTGCACATCCTGGAGCAGCACTTACCAGAGGTGAAGGTGGTGGTCTGGGCCATGAAATTGGATGAACGTGTGCTGGCTATGCTGAAGCGCCGTTTTCCAAAAGCGGAATTTCTCCAGGGAAATCTCACCGGTAAAAAGCCGAATGACGAAGCTCTTCGCGCGGCCATCGCGAGCTGTGACGTTTTTATCCGCAATTCCGGCATGGGGCAAGATACAAGCTGGATGAAGCACTGCCGAGACCTGGGCAAACCCTACGGCGTGTATGGTCAATCCTATTTTGACACCATGGTGACTGGGGATAAAGGCGCGGAAAACATGGCGCTGCTGAATACGGCTGCTTTCATTTATACACGGGAAAGTCGCACGCTAAAGATGCTGCAAGGAGCTGGGGTGAAGACGCCGGTGCTAGAATTTGCACCCGATGGCTGCTTTGGCATTGATGTGCGGGATGAGGAGCGCGGTCTCGCCACCATGAAAAAACTGGGGTTGGAGGACAAAAAATTCATCACGGTGTTGCTGCGGACAAATACCCCTAAAGCTCCCGGTGTGGATGACCCACGCCCACAGAAACTGAATCCGCTTCACCCCACTCCTCAGCAAGTGGAGGATGATCAACGCCGGGCTGCTGGATTCCGTGAACTGATCACGAAATGGGTGCAGGCCACGGGCTACAAGGTGCTCATCGCCCCGGAGACTTTCAAGGAAATGGAGCATAACAAACGATTGATTCATGATCCACTGCCGAAGGAGATCCAGAAGCATGTGGTGAACCTGGAGTACTTTTGGAATGCCGATGAGGCCGCCTCCATCTTTGCGCGAGCGCACACGGTGGTGTGCCATGAGCCGCATTCCCCCATCATTGCCCTCGCCAATGGCACACCCATCATCCACTGGTTCTCAGAGTTCCACGGCCTGAAGTGCTGGATGTTTGAGGACATCGGCCTGAAGGATTGGCTACTGGAAATTGATACGATCCCAGCGGAAACGGTTTTCCAGACGGTGATGGCCATCGAGAAGGATTACCCTGCCGCCCAGGCCAAGGTCAAGAAGGCCATGGACTTTGTGAAAGAACGCCAGACTTCCACCATGAGCGTGGTGGGGAAAGTTATCCAGGCTCGATGA
- a CDS encoding right-handed parallel beta-helix repeat-containing protein: MCRFFIALCLLTQVVRAGVYEPDWASITPRRVIRLSDVDGAALVAAVAALKPGECLELAAGTYTVDSFWNVQVSGTAEAPIKIQPADGARVVITRSDAQQNIINVGQSAPVSHLVFRGIEFTGGSHGMRLGHCSDVWVDQCHIHHTGGPCITANSADTRRLFLTRNHLHDGGGHGEGMYLGGNEASVIMSESVIALNHVHDCAGSQGDGIEVKQGSWGNLIAENHIHDTQYPCITVYGTGGKPVNMIERNLCYRSADNVMQVQGEAVVRNNILIAGKNAGFSSMDHQGKTLNLQVIHNTIINTGHAFSGRSWNGREGLILANNIVYSRDANALHFPNGSEGANLAGNVVLGAGDKHRQTVGRSLEQDLPDLSWDGAKHDAKPSSTAPFAQAEGSHLQATDFHGMPRSQPISGAVTR, from the coding sequence ATGTGCCGCTTTTTTATTGCTCTCTGTTTGCTGACCCAGGTCGTTAGAGCGGGTGTTTATGAGCCCGATTGGGCTTCGATCACGCCGCGTCGAGTGATTCGTTTAAGTGATGTGGATGGAGCCGCTCTGGTGGCTGCCGTGGCGGCACTCAAACCGGGGGAATGTCTTGAGCTTGCGGCTGGCACTTACACGGTGGATTCGTTTTGGAATGTGCAAGTCTCTGGGACTGCGGAGGCCCCGATAAAGATCCAGCCTGCTGACGGTGCGCGGGTGGTCATCACCCGTTCAGATGCTCAACAAAACATCATCAATGTGGGGCAGTCTGCACCGGTTTCGCATCTCGTTTTTCGGGGCATTGAATTCACGGGTGGCAGCCATGGGATGCGCCTGGGGCATTGCAGCGATGTGTGGGTGGACCAGTGCCACATCCACCACACGGGAGGTCCCTGCATCACGGCGAATAGTGCCGATACTCGCCGGCTTTTCCTCACCCGCAATCACCTCCATGATGGCGGTGGCCATGGTGAGGGCATGTATCTCGGCGGTAATGAGGCCTCGGTGATCATGAGTGAAAGCGTCATCGCTCTGAATCACGTCCATGATTGCGCTGGTAGTCAGGGAGATGGCATCGAAGTCAAGCAGGGCTCCTGGGGAAACCTTATCGCTGAAAATCACATTCACGATACTCAATATCCGTGCATCACGGTTTATGGAACGGGAGGTAAACCCGTGAATATGATCGAGAGAAATCTCTGCTATCGCAGTGCCGACAATGTCATGCAGGTGCAAGGAGAAGCCGTGGTGAGAAACAACATTCTGATCGCTGGTAAAAACGCCGGTTTTTCCAGCATGGATCACCAGGGTAAGACGCTGAATCTTCAAGTCATCCACAATACCATCATCAATACGGGACACGCTTTTAGTGGTCGTTCATGGAATGGCCGGGAAGGTTTAATTCTTGCCAACAACATCGTGTATTCTCGGGATGCCAATGCCCTCCACTTTCCCAATGGCAGTGAAGGGGCGAATCTGGCTGGAAACGTGGTGCTGGGGGCAGGGGACAAACACCGCCAGACCGTGGGGCGGAGCTTGGAACAAGACCTTCCAGACTTGAGCTGGGATGGTGCCAAACATGATGCGAAACCTTCCTCCACAGCGCCTTTTGCCCAGGCCGAGGGGTCGCATTTACAGGCTACGGACTTTCACGGGATGCCCCGTAGCCAGCCCATCAGTGGTGCGGTGACACGCTGA
- a CDS encoding AI-2E family transporter — MKNLPTAFQRSALWTAITALSITLVGALAIGFIYLSTQVIGFLQPILMPFAVAGVLAYLLEPGVAWLERKGLKRQRAVLIIFAVFSMGLFGLGWWILPKLGEQTSNLAKKIPGYTVKARAAVLDFATRMEREYGIPLPAPLADLVDGSKSNSPTPAPQTSSPSPDTVSAPTVPAAPASPALGGITQEPNTTQEASLESQDKEPPSELDFDLKALLTGDWVKTTLPTVLSNAWKFIRSTFGGFLGIFGFLLSLIIVPLYLYYFLIESAKIKTQWSDYLPLRASAFKDEVVSCLNEINRYLIAFFRGQLFVSVINGIATGAGLMIIGLDFGLLIGLALCVAGIIPYLGIALCWIPAVIIGAVQGGSALIPGDPWWALPLAVSIIFIMVQQIDGLFITPRIVGEAVGLHPMTVIASVLVWTLLLGGLLGAILAVPMTASVKVLFQRYIWRARIAPRTVGGARQGTVSAEVL, encoded by the coding sequence ATGAAGAATCTCCCCACGGCCTTTCAGCGCAGTGCCCTTTGGACAGCGATCACCGCTTTATCCATCACCCTGGTCGGGGCCCTGGCCATCGGATTCATTTACCTCAGCACCCAAGTCATCGGCTTTCTGCAGCCCATCCTCATGCCCTTTGCAGTGGCGGGTGTTCTAGCCTACTTACTAGAACCAGGGGTCGCGTGGCTGGAGCGAAAAGGGCTCAAGCGTCAGCGTGCCGTACTCATCATCTTCGCGGTTTTTAGCATGGGACTTTTCGGGCTAGGCTGGTGGATCCTGCCCAAGTTGGGCGAACAGACCTCCAACCTCGCCAAGAAAATCCCAGGTTACACGGTCAAGGCGCGTGCGGCCGTGCTCGACTTTGCTACCCGCATGGAGCGTGAATACGGCATCCCCCTCCCTGCGCCATTGGCAGATTTGGTGGATGGCTCAAAATCCAATTCTCCCACCCCTGCCCCTCAGACATCATCCCCCTCCCCAGACACAGTCTCAGCCCCGACGGTCCCTGCTGCTCCCGCTTCGCCCGCCCTGGGTGGAATCACGCAAGAACCCAATACCACTCAAGAAGCGAGCCTGGAAAGCCAGGACAAAGAGCCTCCGAGCGAGCTCGATTTCGACCTCAAGGCACTGCTCACGGGTGACTGGGTGAAGACGACGCTGCCCACGGTCTTGAGCAATGCGTGGAAGTTTATCCGCTCCACCTTTGGGGGGTTCCTCGGTATCTTCGGCTTCCTCCTCTCGCTCATCATCGTCCCACTCTATCTCTACTATTTCCTCATCGAGAGTGCGAAGATCAAGACCCAGTGGTCAGACTACCTGCCGCTGCGGGCCAGCGCCTTTAAGGATGAGGTGGTCTCCTGTTTGAATGAGATCAATCGTTACCTCATCGCTTTCTTTCGCGGCCAGCTCTTTGTGAGCGTCATCAATGGCATCGCAACGGGCGCGGGCCTCATGATCATCGGGTTGGACTTTGGCCTCCTTATTGGTTTGGCCCTGTGTGTCGCAGGCATCATTCCCTACTTGGGCATTGCCCTGTGCTGGATCCCCGCCGTCATCATCGGGGCCGTCCAGGGGGGCAGCGCGCTTATCCCCGGCGATCCTTGGTGGGCCCTACCTCTGGCGGTAAGCATCATCTTCATCATGGTGCAGCAGATTGATGGTCTCTTTATTACGCCCCGCATCGTGGGCGAGGCCGTAGGCCTACACCCCATGACGGTCATCGCCAGTGTGCTCGTGTGGACCCTGCTCCTCGGTGGTCTCTTAGGAGCTATCTTGGCAGTGCCCATGACCGCCAGTGTGAAGGTGCTTTTCCAGCGTTACATCTGGCGCGCCCGCATCGCTCCGCGCACCGTGGGGGGTGCCCGGCAGGGTACCGTATCTGCGGAGGTTCTCTGA
- a CDS encoding glycerate kinase, with product MRILIASDKYKGSLTATQVARIIELGLGETLPDIVCDLCPIADGGEGTTEAMVTALGGEWMTVATVDAQGRECLARYGWCADQAVMEMSAASGLAMVNDLELNPRTASTYGTGVMLKHALDRGVKKIVIGIGGSATNDGGLGMAAALGYRFLDAAGGDVPPLMTEVLRMRHIQSPGDVYGPILVACDVDNPLLGEVGATRIYGPQKGVKDFVWFEDRLAHLADMVARDLGTDPRDVPGAGAAGGLGWGLMAFMGAHLTHGFDLVAEQIGLEARVAQADLVITGEGRLDAQTLHGKGPVGIAQMARRLRKKVAAFAGGIEDSPALQAQFDFTRATKPDSLPLAEAIARAEELLALAVRESSGEIGRLLAR from the coding sequence ATGCGCATTCTCATCGCTAGCGACAAGTACAAAGGTTCCCTCACTGCCACTCAGGTGGCGAGGATCATTGAGCTGGGGCTTGGTGAAACACTGCCGGATATCGTCTGTGATCTCTGCCCCATCGCTGATGGTGGAGAGGGCACGACGGAGGCGATGGTGACCGCGCTGGGAGGGGAATGGATGACAGTTGCGACGGTGGATGCCCAAGGCCGTGAATGCTTAGCCCGCTATGGGTGGTGCGCTGACCAAGCCGTGATGGAGATGAGTGCAGCCAGTGGCCTTGCCATGGTGAATGATCTTGAACTGAATCCGCGCACCGCTAGCACTTATGGAACTGGAGTGATGCTGAAACATGCGCTGGATCGCGGCGTGAAAAAGATCGTCATAGGCATCGGCGGCAGTGCTACGAATGACGGTGGTCTCGGCATGGCCGCTGCCTTGGGTTATCGTTTCCTAGATGCTGCCGGTGGGGATGTGCCTCCGCTCATGACCGAAGTGCTGCGCATGCGCCACATTCAGTCGCCCGGGGATGTTTATGGCCCTATTCTCGTGGCCTGCGATGTGGACAATCCCTTGTTAGGTGAAGTTGGGGCCACCCGTATTTATGGGCCTCAGAAGGGGGTGAAAGATTTTGTCTGGTTTGAAGATAGGCTGGCCCATTTGGCAGACATGGTCGCCCGGGACCTGGGGACGGACCCGCGCGATGTGCCGGGCGCCGGAGCCGCCGGCGGGCTGGGCTGGGGGCTAATGGCTTTTATGGGAGCCCATTTGACTCATGGCTTTGACCTGGTGGCCGAGCAGATCGGCCTAGAGGCCCGGGTAGCACAGGCAGACCTCGTGATCACTGGAGAGGGGCGTCTGGATGCCCAGACCCTGCACGGCAAAGGTCCCGTGGGCATCGCCCAGATGGCCCGGCGACTGAGGAAAAAGGTGGCGGCCTTTGCGGGAGGGATCGAGGATTCTCCCGCTTTGCAGGCACAATTCGATTTCACCCGGGCGACCAAACCTGACTCCCTGCCATTGGCCGAGGCGATTGCACGGGCTGAGGAACTGTTGGCCCTGGCTGTGCGCGAAAGCTCGGGGGAGATTGGTCGCCTGCTGGCTAGGTAA
- the fabD gene encoding ACP S-malonyltransferase, which yields MPKQAVLLFAGQGAQKVGMGKDLAEAYPAVSDLLSQADAAIGYPLSQIMFEGPMEELTKTSRCQPALYAHGLALLEVLKSKVPDLEITATAGLSLGEFTAHAAAGTFDFATGLNLVFQRGSFMEEACDTTRGAMLAMLGGEESAIRELAAECDVDVANLNAPGQIVLSGSVEGIEAAAAKAKDKGIKRAIPLPVAGAYHSRLMKSAQDKLAVALEKATIVSPGVPVVCNFEARPVNRQEEIRATLTAQVTGSVRWVESMQYLIAQGHTLFIELGPDATLAGLMGKIDKTVKVISIKDTATLDAAVAELNA from the coding sequence ATGCCAAAACAAGCCGTCCTCCTCTTCGCTGGTCAAGGTGCCCAAAAAGTGGGCATGGGAAAAGATCTCGCCGAGGCCTATCCCGCAGTGAGCGACCTACTCTCCCAAGCCGATGCGGCGATCGGCTACCCGCTCTCGCAAATCATGTTTGAGGGGCCGATGGAGGAATTGACGAAGACCAGCCGCTGCCAGCCTGCGCTTTACGCCCATGGCCTCGCCTTGCTGGAAGTGCTGAAGTCCAAAGTGCCCGATCTTGAGATCACAGCCACTGCGGGCCTCTCCCTGGGCGAATTTACCGCTCACGCCGCCGCTGGAACTTTTGACTTTGCCACCGGGCTGAACCTGGTATTCCAGCGCGGCAGTTTCATGGAAGAGGCCTGCGATACGACGCGTGGAGCTATGCTGGCCATGCTGGGCGGCGAAGAAAGCGCCATCCGTGAACTGGCTGCCGAATGCGATGTGGACGTGGCGAACCTGAATGCCCCCGGCCAGATCGTGCTCAGCGGCAGTGTGGAAGGCATCGAAGCCGCTGCTGCCAAGGCAAAGGACAAGGGTATCAAACGCGCCATTCCCCTGCCTGTCGCCGGGGCCTACCACAGCCGCCTGATGAAAAGCGCCCAGGACAAGCTGGCTGTGGCCTTGGAAAAAGCCACCATCGTCAGCCCGGGCGTGCCCGTGGTGTGCAATTTCGAAGCGCGGCCCGTGAACCGTCAGGAGGAGATCCGCGCCACGCTGACCGCCCAGGTCACGGGCAGTGTCCGCTGGGTGGAGTCCATGCAATATCTCATCGCCCAAGGCCACACCCTATTCATCGAACTCGGGCCGGACGCGACCCTGGCCGGCCTGATGGGCAAGATTGATAAAACCGTCAAAGTCATCTCCATCAAGGACACCGCGACGTTGGACGCGGCCGTGGCGGAGTTGAATGCGTGA
- a CDS encoding magnesium transporter, which translates to MSLEADANLLEDVRERAPHDAADLLETLPALDGVRVLEALNPMVAQQVLHEMTDEHRCTIIAAAPIEKARQWMRNREYPEDSVGWLMEPPVAVFRPSMTVQGTIEALRKLTKRAFITYGYVTDDANRLLGVLVFRDLMLGKPEALLSEVMYTNIFALRPDMELTDAMKQTVNRHLPVYPVCDAEGRLLGLVRGQNLFEARAIEISAQAGTMMGVNDEERLSTPLWRSLRFRHPWLQVNLVTAFLAAGVVGYFEPTLDRLVLLAAFLPVLAGQSGNTGCQALAVALRGMTLGDLKAGDERRLVMKEGTLGLLNGALVGLTAGIGMFLYASSQENPKAVMLGVVVLLSMVASCVVSGLCGALIPLTLRKLGADPATASSIFLTTATDVVSMGVFLGLATWLV; encoded by the coding sequence ATGAGCCTGGAAGCCGATGCCAACCTCCTCGAAGACGTCCGCGAGCGTGCACCTCACGATGCTGCAGACCTTCTAGAAACCCTGCCCGCACTGGACGGCGTGCGAGTGCTAGAGGCGCTGAATCCCATGGTAGCTCAACAAGTGCTGCATGAGATGACCGACGAGCATCGCTGCACCATCATCGCAGCGGCGCCCATCGAGAAAGCACGCCAGTGGATGCGCAACCGAGAATATCCTGAAGACTCCGTGGGCTGGCTGATGGAGCCTCCCGTGGCCGTTTTCCGCCCGTCCATGACAGTGCAAGGCACCATTGAGGCGCTGCGCAAGCTGACGAAGCGTGCCTTCATCACCTACGGTTATGTCACGGATGATGCCAACCGCCTGCTGGGCGTGCTGGTCTTTCGTGACTTGATGTTAGGCAAACCGGAGGCGCTGCTTTCAGAGGTCATGTACACCAATATCTTCGCTCTGCGCCCAGACATGGAACTGACAGACGCCATGAAGCAAACGGTGAACCGGCACCTGCCCGTTTACCCTGTTTGCGATGCGGAAGGGCGGCTACTGGGCCTGGTGCGGGGACAAAACTTATTCGAAGCCCGCGCCATCGAAATCAGCGCCCAGGCAGGAACGATGATGGGCGTGAATGATGAAGAGCGCCTGAGCACGCCCCTCTGGCGCAGCCTGCGCTTTCGCCACCCCTGGCTCCAGGTGAATCTCGTTACCGCCTTTCTCGCGGCAGGCGTGGTGGGTTATTTCGAGCCTACGCTGGATCGCCTCGTTCTCCTCGCTGCCTTTCTCCCGGTGCTAGCGGGGCAGTCTGGCAATACGGGCTGCCAGGCGCTGGCGGTGGCATTGCGCGGCATGACGCTGGGAGACCTGAAGGCTGGCGATGAACGACGACTGGTGATGAAAGAAGGCACGCTAGGCCTCCTCAATGGTGCGCTTGTGGGCCTAACGGCGGGCATCGGCATGTTTCTGTATGCGAGCAGTCAAGAAAACCCCAAGGCAGTGATGCTGGGCGTCGTCGTGCTGCTTTCCATGGTGGCCAGTTGTGTGGTCAGTGGCCTGTGTGGGGCGCTGATTCCCCTCACCTTGAGGAAGCTGGGGGCGGATCCCGCCACGGCTTCCAGCATCTTCCTCACCACGGCCACGGATGTGGTGAGCATGGGGGTTTTCCTGGGACTGGCAACGTGGTTGGTGTGA